The genomic region CGAACTCGATGTGGCGAAGCGGTCGGAAGCCCTGATGCTCGAGACGGAGCCCCTGCTCGGTCCCATGATCACCGACATGCTGCGCCTTCAGCTGTTGCACGTCATGGAGACCGAGGCCGTCAACGCCTCCGAGCGAGCTGAGGGAATCCCACTGCCCGGCGCAAGGGAGGTGACCATCGCCTTCGCCGACCTGGTCGGTTTCACCCGCTTGGGCGAGGTGGTTCCACCCGAGGATCTGGAGAAGCTGGCACATCAGCTCACCGACCTGGCCCGTGAGGTCGCGGTGCCGCCGGTGCGCTACGTCAAGAGCATCGGCGACGAGGTCATGCTCGTCAGTAGCGACCCAGTGGCGATGGTCGACGCACTGCTCGACCTCGTCGACGCCACCGAGGCCATTGAGGGCTTTCCACGATTGCGCACGGGAGTCGCGACAGGCCTCGCGGTGAGTCGCGCCGGTGACTGGTACGGCGGATCGGTCAACCTCGCCGCGAGGGTGACGACGGCGTCGCGACCGGGGGCGATCCTGGTGGCCGAGTCGACGCGAGATGCTGTCGCCGGGTTGGGCTCGGACGAGCGGTTCGTGTGGTCGTTCGCGGGCGCGCGTCACCTCAAGGGCATCAAGGACGACGTGAAGCTGTTCCGAGTGCGCCGGGCGGAGCGAACCCGCAACTGACGCAGGCGTGTCGGCACGGCCCAAGAGTCGCTACACACGCCGAGGCGAGGGTCAAGGCCTAGGATGAGAGGATCGCAGGTAACCCGGGGTTTCCTGCCGAAACGGCGCGGGGTTCGCCATAATTCTCTATGGGTGGCGGCGCACCGGCAATGCGGACGCACAACGGCTCGCGGGGAGGGCCCGGCACGGTGGCGGGAGGCCGACTGTGACATCAAAAGTGCTGCGAGGCATCGCATCCGCAGTGCTGTTGCTTGGCCTGCTGACCACCGGGTGTGCGCCATCGGCATCGTCGGTCGACTACACCAATCTGTACCAGGACTACACCACCAAGCCGAACGGCCAGCATCCCTCGGTTTTCGACTCCGGTCAGGAGGCGACTCTCACATACACCCCGAACGAGGCGGCCCGCCCGACCATTTACGGGGGCAGGTCCGTCATTGACTACAGCGGTGCGGGGAAGGCAGCGGGATACGCGTCTGGTCAGCTCAGCGCCAACGCCGCATACATCGAGGCCGACTGGAACTTCAGTTCATCGGGGACAACCGACGGCGGTCAGTTGGCCCTGTGCTCATTCGCGAGCCCAATGCGGTCCGGTTTCCTTGCCGACACCCCTGTGCCAGACAGTCCAGCCCACGTCGTCTTCTTGAACGACCATTTCGAGTATGGCGTGTGGCGGAACGACCATCTCACTGTTATCGCAAATGTCGCCTACGGACGAACTTTCACGACCGAGACTCAGCACGTGGCCGTCTACGTCCGCAAGGACCTTGGTGAAGCATGGGTCCTGGCGCCGACCGGCATAGTCTACGGCCCGTACTCGCATCCCTTGATCAGCGAGACGGACGCCTCGTATGTCGCTGCTGAGCAGTTCTACGACAACGCCAACACCGATAGGCGGGTGGAGATTCAAAGGTGGCGTGCATCAACCACGCCCGCCGACGTCCAGCTGCCCGCCGGCCCCACCCCGTGACGGACAAGACATCACCCCGTCAGGTGGCTACCGTAAACCTCCCACCAGTCGGTATTGGAGGTCCTGGATGAACGGGTGGCTGACCACTTGGACATCCGACTGCGTCGAGGCCACCACAGTGCCGTCGCGTGTCATCGTCACCGTGAAGGATCCCGGGCGCAACGGTGCCACGCATATTCCGCGGCCGACGGCCGCGGCACACGACGTCATCTGATCGCCGGCGGCGATGTCGATTCGGCTGGGAGCGGTGGCAAAACTGACCACTTCGATGGCATCCCGCGGTTCGGTGGTGTCGGGGACCTGGCGCATCAGCAGTGTCTCGGGAAATGCCGGGGGAGCTGCGACGGGCTGGATTCGGTAGGAGACATAAAGCGCATCGCGTGCGATTCTGGGCGGCTTACCGCGCTTGAATGTGGCGATGTCGTAGGCGTTGAGGTCGAGCATTCGCCATCCGTGGGCGACCGATGGAGCCATCGCCGTCGACTCCGCGTAGTCGTTCCAGGTGATCAGCTGAACCCATTCGGCCCCGTAGCCGTTCGCAAGCTGCCACGCCATTCGATTGGTCATCCCGTTCAACGACTCTTCGAAGGTACCGCTGCGTGGCCTGCTGTCCTGAAAGGGGATGGCCTGCATCCATATCTTTCCGCGAAGGTGCGCTTGTCTGATCAGATCGCCCGGCGAGCCAGGGGTGTGATCTGACAGCGTCATTCCGCGAGGGCTTCTGCCGCCCCAAGCGGAGAACCCGTAGGAGATCGAGTCGTACGCAGCGATATTGCCCGACACGTTGACAAATACGGGGACGAACGCAATCTGGGTGTGCAAGTTGGCAGCCAGGGCTCCCAGCACCGCGGCCCACCACTCCGGCGGTCGGCGCTCCGCCGCGAACGCGCTGAGCACCGGAGTGCCGTTCGCAAGCCGATATGCCGCGGGCGAAGCGAGATACGCGGAGAAGTCCGCGACGAACTCCTCAACGGAGACGTCGAACAGAGGACCAGAT from Mycolicibacterium sp. YH-1 harbors:
- a CDS encoding adenylate/guanylate cyclase domain-containing protein, translating into MTEEFDIEEFDVEASGLLDGLEGRAREERAELIPWLLERGVTVAQIRDSYQPMLLASRRILGEDGTMMSARQISAETGVDLDLLERIQRASGLAGVEDPDAAVHMRVDGESALYAKKFIDLGFSPDQIVLVVQVVTEGLARAADVMRYAALAAVMEPGATELDVAKRSEALMLETEPLLGPMITDMLRLQLLHVMETEAVNASERAEGIPLPGAREVTIAFADLVGFTRLGEVVPPEDLEKLAHQLTDLAREVAVPPVRYVKSIGDEVMLVSSDPVAMVDALLDLVDATEAIEGFPRLRTGVATGLAVSRAGDWYGGSVNLAARVTTASRPGAILVAESTRDAVAGLGSDERFVWSFAGARHLKGIKDDVKLFRVRRAERTRN
- a CDS encoding glycoside hydrolase family 71 protein, with product MNGDNDYYQRQYLSPEGEGGIHASYGGLLRDRPLPRRHIDQPDWQIADFTTEIGQARSVGIDGFAIDVIKPRAQSDIVDNLLTAAARDANFDILITADVSGPLFDVSVEEFVADFSAYLASPAAYRLANGTPVLSAFAAERRPPEWWAAVLGALAANLHTQIAFVPVFVNVSGNIAAYDSISYGFSAWGGRSPRGMTLSDHTPGSPGDLIRQAHLRGKIWMQAIPFQDSRPRSGTFEESLNGMTNRMAWQLANGYGAEWVQLITWNDYAESTAMAPSVAHGWRMLDLNAYDIATFKRGKPPRIARDALYVSYRIQPVAAPPAFPETLLMRQVPDTTEPRDAIEVVSFATAPSRIDIAAGDQMTSCAAAVGRGICVAPLRPGSFTVTMTRDGTVVASTQSDVQVVSHPFIQDLQYRLVGGLR